The following proteins are co-located in the Camelina sativa cultivar DH55 chromosome 12, Cs, whole genome shotgun sequence genome:
- the LOC104732040 gene encoding LOW QUALITY PROTEIN: putative pectinesterase/pectinesterase inhibitor 43 (The sequence of the model RefSeq protein was modified relative to this genomic sequence to represent the inferred CDS: deleted 1 base in 1 codon), translated as MWNGSNYSNKMKKYVVLGVAVLIIAMVICVEADDGSIPSRKTEEIHRESKLVITKTAVSIICASTDYKEDCTSSLATVRSPDPRSLIRGAFDLAILSIRSGIDRGLIDLKKRADADMHTREALNTCRELMDDAIDDLRKTRDRFRGFLFTRLPDFVEDLCVWLSGSITYQQTCIDGFEGIDSEAAMMMERVLRKGQHLTSNGLAIASNLDNLLKAFRIPIPFLGSRGRLGILGSRSSQDESLGSSQDPPPSLDSENSPATMDSSENPPSNNRPLDSSETRPLESSQTSPQNSTSSENQPLASSDIPSQKSTSTESRPLGPPQNSDSSITGPLDPLRKLNPLRKFDSSNDRHLSEEGEFPPWVTLHSRRLLARRPTNSIRANVVVAKDGSGKCKTIAQALAMVPMKNKRKFVIHIKQGVYKETVEVTKKMLNVMFVGDGPTKTIITGDIAFLPNRVGTFRTATVAVNGDYFMAKDIGFENTAGAARHQAVALRVSADFAVFFNCHMNGYQDTLYVHTHRQFYRDCRISGTIDFVFGDAKAVFQNCVFVIRRPMDNQQCIVTAQGRKDRRETTGIVIHNSRIIGDASYLPVKAKNRAFLGRPWKEYSRTIIMNTEIDDVIDPEGWLKWNETFALNTLYYTEYRNRGRGSGQARRVKWRGIRRISPRAAREFSPGNFLRGNTWIPQTRIPYNAN; from the exons atgtgGAATGGATCGAATTATTCAAACAAGATGAAGAAGTATGTCGTGTTAGGCGTCGCGGTTCTCATTATAGCAATGGTCATTTGTGTGGAGGCCGATGATGGCAGCATCCCGAGTAGAAAAACAGAAGAGATTCACCGTGAAAGCAAGCTGGTGATAACAAAGACTGCAGTGAGTATTATATGTGCCTCCACCGATTACAAAGAAGATTGCACATCGAGTCTCGCAACTGTGAGGTCGCCTGATCCCCGAAGTCTAATAAGAGGTGCGTTCGACCTGGCTATCTTGTCGATTCGAAGTGGAATCGACAGGGGGTTGATTGATCTAAAGAAAAGAGCGGATGCGGATATGCACACGAGGGAGGCGCTTAATACTTGCCGAGAGCTAATGGATGATGCAATTGATGATCTTCGAAAAACAAGGGATAGATTTAGGGGATTTTTGTTTACTAGATTGCCAGACTTTGTTGAGGATCTTTGTGTGTGGCTTAGCGGATCAATCACATACCAACAGACGTGCATTGATGGATTTGAAGGGATCGATAGCGAAGCGGCCATGATGATGGAGAGAGTCCTGAGGAAAGGGCAGCATCTAACTAGCAATGGCTTAGCCATTGCCTCAAATCTTGATAATTTATTGAAGGCTTTCCGTATTCCAATTCCATTTCTTGGG TCAAGGGGCAGACTCGGCATTTTGGGATCGCGTTCTTCGCAAGATGAATCGTTGGGTTCTTCCCAAGACCCGCCTCCAAGTTTGGATTCTGAAAATTCTCCAGCAACAATGGACTCTTCTGAGAATCCACCATCAAATAACAGACCGTTAGATTCTTCCGAGACTCGGCCGTTGGAATCTTCCCAAACTTCTCCTCAAAACTCGACTTCTTCCGAGAATCAACCACTGGCTTCTTCCGACATTCCTTCTCAAAAATCAACTTCTACCGAGAGTCGACCATTGGGTCCTCCTCAGAACTCAGATTCTTCCATAACTGGACCGTTGGATCCTCTGCGAAAATTAAATCCCCTTAGAAAATTTGATTCTTCAAACGATCGACACTTATCAGAGGAAGGAGAGTTCCCACCATGGGTGACACTGCATTCGCGGAGGCTTCTTGCACGTAGACCTACAAATAGTATCAGAGCGAACGTTGTTGTTGCAAAGGATGGGAGTGGTAAGTGCAAGACTATTGCACAAGCATTGGCAATGGTaccaatgaaaaacaaaaggaagtTTGTGATTCACATAAAGCAAGGTGTCTACAAGGAAACAGTAGAGGTAACCAAAAAAATGCTTAACGTCATGTTCGTCGGAGACGGACCAACCAAGACGATTATCACTGGAGACATTGCCTTCTTACCAAACCGAGTTGGCACCTTCCGCACTGCCACCGTtg CGGTGAATGGGGACTATTTCATGGCAAAGGACATAGGGTTCGAGAACACGGCAGGAGCAGCACGCCATCAAGCAGTCGCACTCCGAGTTTCGGCAGATTTTGCCGTGTTTTTTAACTGTCATATGAATGGTTACCAAGACACGCTTTACGTCCATACCCATCGTCAATTCTACCGCGATTGCCGCATCTCTGGCACCATTGAT TTCGTCTTTGGTGATGCTAAGGCAGTTTTTCAGAACTGCGTATTTGTCATCCGCCGTCCCATGGATAACCAACAATGTATCGTCACAGCCCAAGGACGAAAAGACCGGCGTGAGACGACTGGAATTGTTATCCACAATAGTCGTATAATCGGTGATGCGTCATATCTTCCCGTCAAAGCCAA GAACAGAGCATTTTTGGGACGGCCATGGAAGGAGTATTCGAGGACAATCATAATGAACACAGAGATTGATGATGTGATAGACCCAGAAGGTTGGTTGAAATGGAACGAGACGTTTGCACTCAACACGTTGTACTACACTGAGTACCGCAACAGAGGTCGTGGTTCGGGTCAGGCTCGCCGGGTTAAGTGGAGAGGTATCCGACGGATCTCTCCTAGAGCCGCAAGGGAGTTCTCCCCAGGGAATTTCCTACGTGGCAACACATGGATCCCACAAACGCGTATACCGTACAATGCTAACTGA